A region of Catharus ustulatus isolate bCatUst1 chromosome 9, bCatUst1.pri.v2, whole genome shotgun sequence DNA encodes the following proteins:
- the CZIB gene encoding CXXC motif containing zinc binding protein isoform X1 gives MGRIGLQLRATLENITRLRAEGEDFRWYLKLKCGNCGEVSEKWQYLRLMDSAPLKGGRGSATMVQKCKLCSRENSIEILSQTIKPYNAEDSEKFKTIVEFECRGLEPVDFQPQAGFAAEGAESGTPFNDINLLEKDWNDYDEKTKESVGIYEVTHKFVKC, from the exons ATGGGG AGGATCGGGCTGCAGCTCCGCGCCACGCTGGAGAACATCACCCGGCTGCGGGCCGAGGGCGAGGATTTCCGCTGGTACCTCAAG CTGAAATGTGGGAACTGCGGTGAAGTCTCGGAAAAGTGGCAGTACCTGCGGCTGATG GACAGTGCTCCCCTGAAGGGCGGCCGAGGAAGTGCCACCATGGTGCAGAAGTGCAAGCTGTGCTCCAGGGAGAACTCCATCG aaattttaaGTCAGACAATCAAGCCTTACAAT GCTGAAGACAGCGAGAAATTCAAAACAATTGTGGAGTTTGAATGCAGAGGTCTGGAACCTGTTGACTTTCAACCACAG GCAGGGTTTGCTGCTGAaggtgcagaatctggcacACCTTTCAATGACATAAACCTGTTAGAAAAG GATTGGAATGACTATgatgaaaaaacaaaggaatCTGTTGGGATCTATGAAGTTACCCATAAATTTGTAAAATGCTGA
- the CZIB gene encoding CXXC motif containing zinc binding protein isoform X2, with product MGRIGLQLRATLENITRLRAEGEDFRWYLKLKCGNCGEVSEKWQYLRLMDSAPLKGGRGSATMVQKCKLCSRENSIELSPGIQGISSLVHWCLSSQQTHSGHQFRETARPPGESRLLHEQNSSVLLFYKSM from the exons ATGGGG AGGATCGGGCTGCAGCTCCGCGCCACGCTGGAGAACATCACCCGGCTGCGGGCCGAGGGCGAGGATTTCCGCTGGTACCTCAAG CTGAAATGTGGGAACTGCGGTGAAGTCTCGGAAAAGTGGCAGTACCTGCGGCTGATG GACAGTGCTCCCCTGAAGGGCGGCCGAGGAAGTGCCACCATGGTGCAGAAGTGCAAGCTGTGCTCCAGGGAGAACTCCATCG AGCTTTCACCAGGGATTCAAGGGATTTCTTCCCTTGTACACTGGTGCTTGAGTTCCCAACAGACACATTCTGGACATCAGTTCAGGGAGACAGCAAGGCCTCCTGGTGAGTCCAGGCTTCTGCATGAACAAAACTCATCTGTATTGTTATTTTACAAAAGCATGTAA
- the CPT2 gene encoding carnitine O-palmitoyltransferase 2, mitochondrial, translating to MAARQLLRAAPGRRGYSGAGAAEFLHRSIVPTMHYQKSLPRLPVPKLEDTITRYLNAQKPLLNDDQFRKTEELAHAFEKGIGRELHEQLVAQDNQNKHTSYITGPWFDMYLKAREPVVLNFNAFMSFNPDPKSEYNDQLIRATNMTVSAIRFMKTFRAGYLEPEVFHLNPEKSDTEIFKKIIRFVPSSISWFGAYMVNAYPLDMSQYFRLFNSTRLPKLNRDELYTDEKAKHLLVLRNGNFYVFDVIDRDGNMLEPSEIQAHLKYILSDSSPAPAFPLGYLTSENRDTWALLRKNLLDNGNEEALQKVDSAMFCLSLDDFAIKDFVHLSHTMLHGDAANRWYDKSFNLIITKDGTAGINFEHSWGDGVAVLRFQNEVFKDSTKTPAISPQSQPASVDSSRAVQKLDFKLNDALKAGITKAKQKFDATVESLSVNMIQFQEGGKELLKQKKVSPDAVAQLAFQMAFLRQYDQTVATYESCSTAAFKHGRTETIRPASIYTKKCSEAFVKELSKHSTEELHNLIVECSKYHGRLTKEAAMGQGFDRHLFSLRYLALSKGLPLPDFYQDQAYARINHNIISTSTLVSPAVQLGGFGPVVSDGFGVGYQVQDDWIGCNVSSYPARNGKEFLQCIYKSLEDIFNVLKGKKIGS from the exons ATGGCGGCGCGGCAGCTGCTgagggcggccccggggcggcGCGGGTACAGCGGCGCGGGCGCCGCCGAGTTCCTGCACCGCAGCATCGTGCCCACCATGCACTACCAGAAGAGCCTGCCCAG ACTGCCAGTTCCCAAGCTAGAAGACACAATTACGAGATACCTGAATGCCCAGAAACCTCTTTTAAATGATGACCAGTTCAG AAAAACTGAAGAACTTGCTCATGCCTTTGAAAAGGGGATTGGAAGAGAGCTGCATGAGCAACTGGTTGCTCAAGACAATCAAAACAAGCATACAAGTTACATCACAG GTCCCTGGTTTGACATGTACCTAAAAGCACGTGAGCCTgttgttttgaattttaatgcatttatgTCTTTTAATCCTGATCCAAAATCGGAATACAACGATCAGCTCATACGAGCTACCAACATGACTGTTTCTGCCATACGTTTTATGAAGACCTTCAGGGCTGGTTACCTTGAGCCAGAGGTTTTTCACCTCAACCCAGAAAAAAGTGACACtgagatctttaaaaaaattatccgATTTGTGCCTTCTTCAATTTCTTGGTTTGGTGCCTACATGGTCAATGCTTACCCCCTAGATATGTCTCAGTACTTCAGACTTTTCAATTCTACACGGCTTCCTAAGCTCAACAGAGATGAGCTTTATACAGATGAAAAGGCAAAACATTTGTTAGTGttgagaaatggaaatttttatgtGTTTGATGTTATTGATAGAGATGGAAACATGTTGGAACCCTCAGAAATACAAGCACACTTGAAATACATCCTTAGTGACAGCAGTCCGGCCCCGGCCTTCCCTCTTGGCTACCTCACCAGTGAAAACCGAGATACATGGGCATTGCTGAGGAAGAATCTACTGGACAATGGCAATGAAGAAGCTCTTCAAAAAGTAGACTCTGCCATGTTTTGTTTGAGCTTAGATGATTTTGCCATTAAAGACTTTGTGCACTTGTCCCACACTATGTTGCATGGAGATGCTGCAAACCGCTGGTATGACAAATCCTTTAATCTTATCATAACTAAGGATGGCACTGCAGGAATTAATTTTGAACATTCCTGGGGAGATggtgtggctgtgctcaggttcCAGAATGAGGTTTTTAAAGATAGCACCAAGACACCAGCCATCAGCCCCCAGTCCCAGCCTGCTTCAGTCGACTCTTCCAGAGCAGTGCAGAAACTTGACTTTAAGCTGAACGATGCCTTAAAAGCAGGGATTACCAAAGCCAAACAGAAGTTTGACGCCACTGTAGAATCACTGTCTGTTAACATGATTCAGTTCCAAGAAGGGGGCAAGGAACTTCTAAAGCAGAAGAAGGTGAGCCCAGATGCTGTGGCTCAGCTGGCCTTCCAGATGGCTTTCCTTCGTCAGTACGACCAGACCGTCGCTACGTACgagtcctgcagcactgcagctttcaAGCACGGCCGTACAGAGACCATACGTCCTGCCTCTATCTACACAAAGAAATGCTCTGAAGCCTTTGTCAAGGAACTctccaaacacagcacagaggagctgcacaaTTTGATAGTGGAGTGCTCCAAGTACCACGGCCGTTTGACGAAAGAGGCTGCTATGG GCCAGGGCTTTGACCGGCATCTCTTCAGCCTGCGCTACTTGGCCTTATCCAAGGGGCTGCCCCTGCCGGATTTCTATCAGGACCAAGCCTACGCTCGCATTAACCACAACATCATTTCCACCAGCACCTTGGTGAGCCCAGCTGTGCAGTTAGGAGGGTTTGGCCCCGTGGTGTCTGATGGTTTTGGAGTGGGGTATCAGGTACAAGATGACTGGATAGGTTGTAATGTTTCCTCTTACCCAGCTAGGAATGGTAAAGAATTCCTTCAGTGTATATACAAGTCACTAGAAGATATCTTTAATGTTTTAAAGGGCAAGAAAATTGGTAGTTAA